Within Acidobacteriota bacterium, the genomic segment CGCCGGTCAATATGGTTTCGACGCTAATGCAGGGTGGCAGCCTTTGCGAAAATGCGCCCAACCTGCGCATTGACACGAATAACGTCGAACTGGCCGCGCTGTTTGCGCCGCGCCCGCTGCTGATGGTTTCGGCAACCGGCGATTGGACAAAAAATACGTTGACTGTCGAGTACCCGGCTGTGCGTAACATTTATCGGTTGTTTGGCGCAGAAGAGAAATTGCACGCAGTGCAGATGAACGCGCCGCACAATTACAACCAGGACAGCCGCGAAGCTGTTTACGGCTGGTTTGCGCACTGGTTCAAAGGCCGGGCGGAAATCACGCCCATCAAAGAGCGCGGTGTGAGTGTGGCGACCTTGCCTGAATTGCTGGTTTTCTTTGGTCGCTCACGCCCGGCCAATGAACTGACCGAAGAACAGTTGATTGAGGCGCGCATTCTGGCTGCGCAACAGCAATTGGCCACCTTGCAACCGGCTACGCCTGCCGCCTTGCCAGCGTTCCGCGAACAACTGGGCACGGCCTTGAAATATTCGCTGATGGCCGAATATCCAAAGGGGAATGACATCAGTGTCGCCAGACGAGAGAGCCGGCCGAATGGCGCAGAGGAGGTTGAGTTATCCCGCCAGGGCGTCAATGATCGCCTGAAACTGCAAATTTATCGGGTGGCCTCGGCGGTCGCGCCCGTCACCATTCTGGTCACGCCGCCTGACAATCAGCCGCCACAAGAACTGCTTGACGGTTTGCGGGCCGCCAAACAGACGGTTGTCACGGTGGCAGTCTTTGCTGATTTCACGGACAAAGAAACGCTCGCGCGCATCAAATTTTTCACCACCTATAACCGCACGACGGCGGCCAATCGCATCCAAGACGTGCTGACCACGTTGGCGTATGTGCAGCAAACTATGCTGGCCGCAACGGCCAATCAGCCGCGCGTGACGCTGGTTGGCCTAGGCGAGGCGGGGTTATGGACGTTGTTGGCGCGAGGATTAGCGCCACGGATTGAGCGCACGATTGTGGATGCCGGACAATTCGACACTGCCAGCGATGAAGCTTTCTTACAGCGGCTGCCGATCCCTGGCTTACGTCGTGCCGGGGATTTCGTGACCGCCGTGACGTTGGCGCCACTAGCGCCGCTCGTCATTCATAACAGCGGTGAGAGGTTCAAGGCGGCGGCGCTTGCCGACGTTTACCGCCGCTTGGGGCGCGCCGAAGATTTTCGCGCACAAACCGATCAACTCACGCACAAACAATTGCTCGCGCTGCTCACGCAACCTTGAACAGCGCCCGGCAAATCACTTTTATTTTTTTGGCTGTCTTAAGAAAGGAATCTGAATGCCTGATAGTACACAACCCGTCAATTCCCAAACCCTGGTCATTGACTTTGAACAACTCAGCTACGAAACGGTCGAGCAAGCCAATGGCAATGCCACCGTCGTGCGCTTCAAAGTAGACAATCCACAGGTATTGCCCGGCGATGTGCTGCTGGTGCTGGCGGGCGAGGAGATTCAATTCCACGGCTTCATCAACAACGTCATTGATGGCTGGGGAGTCGCCGCTGACACGAGCGGCTCCACGCTACCCGCCAGCGTGCACTGAGGAATTTGACCTGAGCAGTTCGCATACTTCATTCGGAGTTGGTGGCAGCGAAAACTGCGCTGCTACCAACTCCATTTAATTTCGGTATTGGCATCAGTAGGTTTGAACGTATTGGCTTCCAAATCGCCTGTGACGAGCCAGGCGATGGTCAGCGCGATGACGATCCCAATCAACCAGCCTACCATCGTCTGGTTGAAATACGGGATCACGCGCAGCCCGGAAATTGAGAGCAGACCGCGCCAGCGGCATTCTTCGCAGTGAAAGGGTTCGTAAGGCAAAAAGCGGGAGAGCAAGCGCGTGCGTATGCTATAAGCGCGCACACGCCGCGCGTGGGCATAACATTCCGGACAAATCATCGTTGGGCACCTTTCAGATGATCTCTCTGTTGTTGTTTAAGTTGTTTGAGTGTTTGGGGGAAACGTTGGCAGCATTGCGCCGCCGTAAATCATCACGAATACAACTGCTCGATCACAGTGCCACCGAAATCTGTGAGGCGTTCATTCCGTCCGTTGTGAAGGTAGGTCAAGCGCATCTGATCCAACCCGAGCAGTTGCAGTATAGTAGCGTGTATGTCGCGGGGATGGAAGCGCGCGCCAACCGTTTTGAAACCAATTTCATCCGTCTGTCCGATCACTTGGCCGCCCTTGACGCCACCGCCCGCCAGCCACATCGAGAAGGCTGTCGGGTTATGATCGCGGCCCCGGCCATTCTCTGACACAGGCGTGCGGCCAAACTCCGTTCCCCAAATGACCAGCGTCGAATCCAGCAAGCTGCGGCTTTTCAAATCCTTCAACAAACCGGCTGTCGGCTTGTCCGTCCAGCGGCACATCTTTTCGTGATTGCCTTTGATGTCGTCATGCGCATCCCATTGTGTGCTGACTGGGCCGCCGCCCGAAAAGAGCAGGATAAAGCGCACGCCACGTTCGACCAACCGTCGCGCCAGCAAACAGCGCGTGCCAAACTCGCGCGTTTGCGCGTCATCCAAACCATACAACCGTTTCGTCGCCTCGCTCTCTTTGCTCACCTCCACGGCTTCGGGCGCGTGCTGTTGCATGCGAAAAGCCAGCTCGTATGAAGCAATCCGCGCCTGCAAGTCGCTATCATCCACACGTAGATTTACTTCATTCATCCGCCGCATGAATTTCAACATGTTGGCCTGCTGCGTCTGGCCGATTTCTGCTGAAGGCTGCAAATGCAAGATGGGCGTCGCGCCGTTGCGCAGTTGCGTGCCCTGGTAAAACGAAGGCAAATAGCCCGCCCCCCACATCGGCGCGCCACCTTCGGGCAAGCCCTCCGGCTGCGTCAGCACGCAATAGGCGGGCAAGTTGGCGCTCTCGCTGCCCAATCCGTATGTCACCCAACTGCCCAATGAAGGATGCGCGGGCAACACACGGCCCGACGTCATCTGATACATCGCGGGCGCATGTACAAAGCTTTCGGTGTAACACGACCGCAGCACCGCGATGTCGTCAATGCACGTGGCGACGTGCGGAAAGAGTTCGCTGACCTCGATGCCAGATTGGCCGTGCTGGCGGAACTTCCAATGGCTGCCTAGCAGCGGCGTGCCCGCTTTGACGAACTGGCTTCTGACTTCGCCAAAGGAAGGCGGCATCTGCTGGCCGTGCAAGTTGTCCAGCACCGGTTTGGGATCGAAGGTTTCCATGTGACTGGGGCCGCCGACCATAAACAGAAAAATGACGGCTTTGGCTTTGGCGGCGAAGTGCGGTGGCTTGGGTGCCAGCGGATTGACCGATTGCGGATTGACCGATTGCGGATTGACCGATTGCGGATTGGTTGTTGCAATTGTTTCGGACTGCAACATTGAAGCCAAAGCCAAAGAGCCGAAGCCATTCGCCGCGTGCGCCAGAAAGTCGCGCCGTGTGGTTGCAGTGGGCCAATGCGTCGTATTCGGTTTCATTCGGTGCCTCAGAACGTGGGCAGCGTCACGCGCGCCAAAGTTGAAGAGATGCCGCGCCGCGCATCGTGGATCAGAATGTCATAGGTTGACCCGCCCGTGCCTTCGAGTTGGCCGGAAGACAGGTTTAGTTCGCGCGGCCCAGCCGTGTAGGTGCTGCTCAGCAGATGCCGGACAACGCGCCCGTTGCGCAGTAACAGGACGGTGTAATCGGTTTTGGCAAAAGCCCCGTCGAAGGTGAGAAAGAGTTCCGTATTCGCGCGTTTCAGGCTGCGCAAGTGCGTTTCGCATGGACTCGGCTTGGATGCCTCATCCTGATGCAAGACGCAGGTTTGCAGCAAGGCCAGCAGCTTTTTGGTATGCGCCTGGAAAATCGAAACCTGCACCGTGTAGCGCCCCGTCGGGCTGACCTCGCCAAAATGAAAGGTGTCGTCCAGCACCAGCGACTGATACTTTTCCATGCGATCCAGCAGCGGGCTGGTCGGGCGCTTCCGCGCACGTTCGACCAGCTTTTCCGTGGTCTTGCCGTCGTCGTCTTTCTCTTCGACAGTCTCATCAAACAGATAGGCCACCTGGGTGTAGAACTGCTCTTGAATGGTCTCAAGCGCGAGAATTTCGACTTTGAGTTGGTCACCGGATTGAAAGACGTTGCCGTTTGTGCGCACCGTCAGGTTGCCGTTTTGCCATTGCGCTTGCACCGGCAGTGTCAGGCTCAGCCACAACAGCATCACAGATCCAATCAACATCTGCGTTTTCATCAAACACCTCTCAATTCATCTGGCAAACGTCCTCACGCGTGAGCTGCCGGTTGAAACAACGCTGCCACCGCGCAACGAAAGCCGGGGAGCAACGCTGGGCTGGTCAGTTCATCGCCAGCTTGCAGCGTCGTTGATTTCACCGGCGTCTCGTAAATCGTCACTGTTTCGAACTGCGGCGAGACCAGCCAGACCTGTTGCACCCCAGCGGCAAAGTATTCGCGGATTTTCGCTTCGACAGCTTCTATCAAATCGTTGGGCGAAATGATTTCGACGGCGAGGTCAGGCGCAATCGGC encodes:
- a CDS encoding acetylxylan esterase, encoding MPSAIALAQVSTGDRRAAEIRHLDLDYTNQLHTYQTREEWQARAECLRNQILVSTGLWPQPAKQPLRVVIFDKVDRGTHTIEKVYFESFPGHYVSGNLYRPKNQTGKVPAVLCPHGHWSYGRLENTPLNSGPLRAASFAQQGYVAFTWDMVGYNDSAAISHRFASGHREGTAREVLWGVNLLGLQLWNSMRAVDFLLTLPEVDAEKIGCTGESGGGTQTFLLAAVDERIKVAAPVNMVSTLMQGGSLCENAPNLRIDTNNVELAALFAPRPLLMVSATGDWTKNTLTVEYPAVRNIYRLFGAEEKLHAVQMNAPHNYNQDSREAVYGWFAHWFKGRAEITPIKERGVSVATLPELLVFFGRSRPANELTEEQLIEARILAAQQQLATLQPATPAALPAFREQLGTALKYSLMAEYPKGNDISVARRESRPNGAEEVELSRQGVNDRLKLQIYRVASAVAPVTILVTPPDNQPPQELLDGLRAAKQTVVTVAVFADFTDKETLARIKFFTTYNRTTAANRIQDVLTTLAYVQQTMLAATANQPRVTLVGLGEAGLWTLLARGLAPRIERTIVDAGQFDTASDEAFLQRLPIPGLRRAGDFVTAVTLAPLAPLVIHNSGERFKAAALADVYRRLGRAEDFRAQTDQLTHKQLLALLTQP
- a CDS encoding DUF1501 domain-containing protein yields the protein MKPNTTHWPTATTRRDFLAHAANGFGSLALASMLQSETIATTNPQSVNPQSVNPQSVNPLAPKPPHFAAKAKAVIFLFMVGGPSHMETFDPKPVLDNLHGQQMPPSFGEVRSQFVKAGTPLLGSHWKFRQHGQSGIEVSELFPHVATCIDDIAVLRSCYTESFVHAPAMYQMTSGRVLPAHPSLGSWVTYGLGSESANLPAYCVLTQPEGLPEGGAPMWGAGYLPSFYQGTQLRNGATPILHLQPSAEIGQTQQANMLKFMRRMNEVNLRVDDSDLQARIASYELAFRMQQHAPEAVEVSKESEATKRLYGLDDAQTREFGTRCLLARRLVERGVRFILLFSGGGPVSTQWDAHDDIKGNHEKMCRWTDKPTAGLLKDLKSRSLLDSTLVIWGTEFGRTPVSENGRGRDHNPTAFSMWLAGGGVKGGQVIGQTDEIGFKTVGARFHPRDIHATILQLLGLDQMRLTYLHNGRNERLTDFGGTVIEQLYS